A single Oryza brachyantha chromosome 8, ObraRS2, whole genome shotgun sequence DNA region contains:
- the LOC102712652 gene encoding pentatricopeptide repeat-containing protein At4g39530 gives MSFLKPLFRAPSSLSTRIHSHSLAQVLLSCLAGGDRPPRVVPAIHARATVAGCLDDLFLANLLLRGYSKLGHLHDARHLFDRMHHRNLVSWGSAISMYTQHGGDGCAVSLFAAFWKASCEVPNEFLLASVLRACTQSKAVLFGEQVHGIGVKLNLDANVYVGTALINFYAKLGRMDEAMLMFHALPVKSPVTWNTVITGYVQIGCGGVALELFDMMGIEGVRSDRFVLASAVSACSALGFLEGGRQIHGYAYRIAAETDTSVTNVLIDLYCKCSRLSLARKLFNCMEYRNLVSWTTMIAGYMQNSFDAEAITMSWNMSQGGWQPDGFACTSILNSCGSLAAIWQGKQVHAHAIKAGLESDEYVKNALIDMYAKCEHLTEARAVFDALAEDDVISFNAMIEGYAKHGYLAEAMNIFRRMRHCSVRPNLLTFVSLLGLSSSQLAIELSKQIHGLVIKSGTSLDLFAASALIDVYSKCSLVNDAKAVFNMLHYRDMVIWNSMIFGHAHNEQGEEAVKLFNQLLLSGMAPNEFTFVALVTVASTLASMFYGQQFHARIIKAGVDNDPHVSNALIDMYAKCGFIKEGRMLFESTCGKDVICWNSMISTYAQHGHAEEALQVFRLMREAGVEPNYVTFVGVLSACAHGGLVDEGLLHFNSMKSNYDMEPGLEHYASIVNLFGRSGKLHAAKEFIERMPIKPAAAVWRSLLSACHLFGNAEIGKYATEMALLADPTDSGPYVLLSNIYASKGLWAHVHNLRQQMDSAGTVKETGYSWIEVTKEVHTFIARGREHPEAELIYSVLDELTSLIKSLGYVPDTSGHSLLCETC, from the coding sequence ATGTCGTTCCTGAAGCCTCTGTTCCGCGCGCCTTCCTCCCTCTCCACTCGCATCCACAGCCACAGCTTAGCTCAGGTTCTACTCTCatgcctcgccggcggcgaccgtccCCCTCGTGTAGTCCCGGCCATCCATgcccgcgccaccgtcgcagGATGTCTCGACGACCTCTTCCTTGCCAACCTGCTTCTACGTGGCTATTCCAAGCTTGGCCACCTCCACGACGCTCGCCACCTGTTCGACCGAATGCACCACCGGAACCTTGTCTCGTGGGGCTCAGCCATCTCCATGTACACACAGCACGGGGGTGATGGTTGTGCAGTTTCCCTCTTCGCAGCCTTCTGGAAGGCCTCTTGCGAGGTGCCCAATGAATTCTTGCTTGCCAGTGTCCTACGTGCGTGCACACAGTCTAAGGCTGTTTTGTTTGGTGAGCAAGTGCATGGCATTGGTGTCAAGTTGAACCTGGATGCTAATGTCTATGTTGGGACTGCACTCATCAACTTTTATGCAAAGCTTGGCCGCATGGATGAGGCAATGTTGATGTTTCATGCACTCCCTGTGAAAAGCCCAGTAACTTGGAACACGGTGATCACAGGGTACGTTCAGATTGGGTGTGGTGGAGTAGCCCTGGAGCTGTTTGACATGATGGGGATTGAGGGTGTCCGTTCTGATAGGTTTGTACTAGCAAGTGCTGTCAGTGCTTGCTCTGCACTTGGCTTTCTAGAGGGTGGCAGGCAAATACATGGTTATGCATATCGAATTGCTGCAGAGACGGATACATCAGTCACTAATGTGTTGATTGATCTGTATTGCAAGTGCTCCAGACTGTCACTAGCTCGCAAGCTGTTTAATTGCATGGAGTACCGTAATCTTGTGTCTTGGACAACTATGATTGCTGGTTATATGCAGAATTCTTTTGACGCTGAAGCCATAACCATGTCCTGGAATATGAGTCAGGGTGGCTGGCAGCCAGATGGTTTTGCCTGTACGAGTATCTTGAACTCATGTGGATCTTTGGCAGCAATATGGCAAGGAAAGCAGGTACATGCACATGCAATAAAGGCTGGTCTAGAGTCTGATGAGTATGTCAAGAATGCGCTCATTGACATGTATGCTAAATGTGAGCATCTAACTGAAGCAAGAGCAGTATTTGATGCCTTGGCAGAAGATGATGTAATTTCATTCAACGCTATGATTGAAGGATATGCAAAGCATGGTTATCTTGCAGAAGCAATGAACATATTCCGTAGAATGAGACATTGCTCAGTAAGGCCAAATCTGTTGACGTTTGTTTCACTCCTTGGGTTGTCATCATCTCAGTTAGCCATTGAACTGAGCAAGCAGATTCATGGTCTTGTCATCAAATCGGGAACTTCATTGGACCTTTTTGCTGCAAGTGctctaattgatgtgtattCAAAGTGTTCCCTTGTGAATGATGCCAAGGCTGTATTCAATATGTTGCACTACAGGGACATGGTCATCTGGAATTCTATGATTTTTGGCCATGCACATAATGAGCAAGGGGAAGAAGCCGTAAAACTCTTCAACCAGCTCCTTTTATCGGGTATGGCACCTAATGAGTTCACATTTGTGGCATTGGTAACTGTGGCAAGTACGCTAGCAAGCATGTTCTATGGCCAGCAGTTTCATGCCAGAATCATCAAAGCAGGTGTTGACAATGATCCACATGTTTCAAATGCTCTTATTGACATGTATGCAAAGTGTGGCTTCATTAAGGAGGGGCGGATGTTGTTTGAATCAACATGTGGGAAGGATGTCATTTGCTGGAACTCAATGATTTCAACTTATGCACAACATGGTCATGCAGAAGAAGCTCTTCAGGTTTTCCGGCTGATGCGAGAAGCTGGGGTAGAACCAAACTATGTGACCTTTGTCGGTGTGCTATCAGCATGTGCACATGGAGGTCTTGTGGATGAAGGATTACTCCATTTTAACTCTATGAAATCAAATTATGATATGGAACCAGGCCTTGAGCACTATGcttctatagttaatctattTGGTCGTTCTGGGAAACTGCATGCTGCCAAGGAGTTTATTGAAAGGATGCCAATCAAGCCAGCTGCAGCTGTTTGGAGAAGTTTGCTGAGTGCCTGCCATCTTTTTGGCAATGCTGAAATTGGGAAGTATGCCACTGAAATGGCACTCTTGGCAGATCCAACAGATAGTGGCCCTTATGTTTtattgtcaaatatttatgccTCTAAAGGACTGTGGGCTCATGTGCACAACTTAAGACAGCAAATGGATAGTGCTGGCACAGTGAAGGAAACAGGATATAGTTGGATTGAAGTGACAAAGGAAGTTCACACGTTCATTGCGAGAGGGAGAGAACACCCAGAGGCAGAACTGATATATTCAGTACTGGATGAGCTGACGAGTCTAATTAAAAGTTTGGGTTATGTCCCTGATACTTCTGGCCACTCTTTGTTATGTGAGACTTGTTAA